Part of the Spiribacter salinus M19-40 genome, CGCGCCCGCCCATCTCACTGGCCAGAGCCTGGAGCTTGACCGGCCGCATCAGCCCGCCTCCCCCGTCAGCAGCGCACCCACCGATTCACGGTCACTGAAACGCGACACCCGTTGCCCGATCACTTGAGTCTCTTCATGGCCCTTACCCGCCACCAGGACCGTGTCCCCGGGCTTGGCGGCCTCAATGGCCTGCTGGATCGCTGTATGGCGGTCTTTCTCCACCTGGCAAGGGGTACCTGATCGGCATCCCGCCTGAATTTCCGCGATAATCGCGTCTGGCGACTCGCCGCGCGGATTGTCATTGGTCAATCTGACCTCGTCCGCGAGTCGACTGGCGATGTCTCCCATCAGTGCGCGCTTGCCGCGGTCCCGGTCACCGCCGCAACCAAAAACACAAATCAGTCGACCGCGCGTGTGCGGCCGCACGCCTTGCAGAGCGGCTTCGAGCGCGCCTGGCGTGTGGGCATAGTCCACGACGACCAAGGGGCGTCCGGGCGCAATGAATCGCTCCATTCGTCCGGGCACCGGCTGCAAGCGGGCCAGCGCCTCAAGTGCGGTCTCCGCAGGCTGTCCATCGAGTACGGCACCGAGCGTCGCCAGGGCGTTCATGGCATTAAACGGGCCGATCAAGCCGAGCTCGCTGGTCCGGCAAAGCCCGTGAATCCGCAACGTCAGCATCAGGCCACTGGGGCGCGGCTCGGCCGACAGCAGCTGGAGATCCGCTGCCTCCGTGCGGCCATAGGTCAGGCGATCGCCCGGGGCGTCCGCCGCGGTCGCCAACTCTGCGCCCAGATCATCATCGATATTCAAAATCTGACGTCGCAGGCCGGGCCGGGTGAACAGGCGCCGCTTGGCCGCCCGATACGCCGCGACGCTGCCGTGATAATCCAGATGATCTCGGCCGACATGCGTTAACACCGCGGTATCGAAGGGCACCGCATCCACTCGGTGCTGGGCGAGTGCGTGCGAGGACACCTCCATCGCCACCGCGCGCACGCCAGCCTCTCGTAACATGGCAAATCGCCGCTGCAGCGTTACCGCATCAGCGGTGGTCAGGCTATCGGTCGTAAGCTGCCCCACGCGGCCCCAGCCCAGGGTGCCCATCAACGCCGCGGGCACACCCAAGGTCTCCAGCACGGTGGCGATGCCATGGGCCACCGAGGTCTTTCCGTCCGTCCCCGTGACACCGATGATGTGCAGTGACGCTGCCGGCTCGTCGTAGTAGCGGGCCGCAATCGCGCCAGCGTGGCGGGCGAGCTCTGGCACGGCCACCATCGATACACCAGCGGCCTCGCACTGCCGAATCGCCTGGGTCGTTTCCAGATCATCCGTGGGCTCCCAGGCAATCAGGGCTGCGCCTTTGGCAATGGCTTCATCCACGTAGTCGAGGCCGTGACCCACCGACCCCGCAACCGCCATGAAAAGGCCACCGTTAACCACCTCACCCGAGGTCATCGTGAGGCCTGCGAGCGCAGTCTCGTCCAGCCCGGCGGAATCCACCCAGGGCGCTAGAAGCGCCTTTGCTGACCTGGCGCCGCTCACTGGCGCACCTCCCGCGCAGCGGTCAGGGTCTCGCCATCTATCATGTCATCCGGCGGTACGTTGTACAGGCGCAGGGCACTTTCCATCACCGACCGGAAGACCGGACCCGCAACCGGCCCGGCGTAATACTGGTCACCGCTTGGCTCATCCAGGCTGACCACGGCAACAAACCGCGGGTCATCTGCCGGTGCCATGCCCGCAAAGATCGAGAGGTAGCGATCTTCGGCGTAACCGCCGGCGATCGCCTTGCGGCTGGTCCCGGTTTTGCCGGCCACCTGATAACCCGGGATGGCCGCCTGCGTCGCCGTCCCGCCTTCGCGAGTCACCTCGGTCAACATCCGCCGCAGCACACCCGCGATCTCGGGATCCATCACGGACACGGGATCGCCTGCTTCGGCACCGCTGACCAATGTGGGGGTTGGCAGATCGCCATCCGCGGCGATTGCCGAATAGGCGCGAGCCAGCTGGAGGGCACTGACCGACACCCCGTAACCGAAAGCGAGCGTCGCCCGCTCGATCGGCCGCTCAGACGCTGACGCCGACAAATACCCACTGGCCTCGCCCGGGAAAACCAGGCCTGTTGGCTGGCCAAACTGCATGCGATCCAGCAGTGACCAGATGCGGCCTTGCTCCAGATCCAGTGCCAGCGTGGCGGCGCCCACGTTGCTCGATTTCTTAAGCACGGTTGCCACCGTCAGCTCGCCAAAGTTGCGCACGTCCTGCACCTGGCTCTGCCCGACTCGGAGGGTGCCCGGGCTGGTATCGATGGAGGTATCGGGCTGATAGCGGCCACTCGCAAGCGCTGCGGCTACTGTAAACGGCTTCATTACCGAGCCCGGTTCATGGGTGTCCGTGACCGCACGGTTGCGGTAGCGGCCGGCGGAAATTTCTGAGCGCCGATTCGGGTTGAACGCCGGTTGATTCACCATGGCGAGGATCTCGCCGGACGCCGGATCCATCAGCACAACCGACCCACCAACGGCCTGCTCACGCTCCACGGCGGCTTTTAATTCACGATAGGCCACATATTGCAGACGCCGGTCGATAGTCAGCGTCAGATCACGGCCGGCATCGGGCTCGCGCAGCCGTTCCACATCCTCAATGTTGCGCCTACGCCGATCACGCAGCACGCGTTTGGCACCCGGCTCACCAGAAAGCCAGTCGTCGTAAACTCGCTCGAGGCCTTCCTGCCCCTGATCATCGATG contains:
- a CDS encoding peptidoglycan D,D-transpeptidase FtsI family protein, which gives rise to MNRGSEARVTVPAWRRWLVTVALLALPMTLLGQAVTIQLVDSDFLQGQGDQRHLRTEVLPAHRGAIHDRQGEALAISAPVDSVWADPGVLLDESGAEGVGQLAEALSLDAAALRDDLEARENREFVYIRRHVNPSLAETVMALELPGVALQREYRRFYPAGEVTGHVLGFTNIDDQGQEGLERVYDDWLSGEPGAKRVLRDRRRRNIEDVERLREPDAGRDLTLTIDRRLQYVAYRELKAAVEREQAVGGSVVLMDPASGEILAMVNQPAFNPNRRSEISAGRYRNRAVTDTHEPGSVMKPFTVAAALASGRYQPDTSIDTSPGTLRVGQSQVQDVRNFGELTVATVLKKSSNVGAATLALDLEQGRIWSLLDRMQFGQPTGLVFPGEASGYLSASASERPIERATLAFGYGVSVSALQLARAYSAIAADGDLPTPTLVSGAEAGDPVSVMDPEIAGVLRRMLTEVTREGGTATQAAIPGYQVAGKTGTSRKAIAGGYAEDRYLSIFAGMAPADDPRFVAVVSLDEPSGDQYYAGPVAGPVFRSVMESALRLYNVPPDDMIDGETLTAAREVRQ
- a CDS encoding UDP-N-acetylmuramoyl-L-alanyl-D-glutamate--2,6-diaminopimelate ligase, with the translated sequence MSGARSAKALLAPWVDSAGLDETALAGLTMTSGEVVNGGLFMAVAGSVGHGLDYVDEAIAKGAALIAWEPTDDLETTQAIRQCEAAGVSMVAVPELARHAGAIAARYYDEPAASLHIIGVTGTDGKTSVAHGIATVLETLGVPAALMGTLGWGRVGQLTTDSLTTADAVTLQRRFAMLREAGVRAVAMEVSSHALAQHRVDAVPFDTAVLTHVGRDHLDYHGSVAAYRAAKRRLFTRPGLRRQILNIDDDLGAELATAADAPGDRLTYGRTEAADLQLLSAEPRPSGLMLTLRIHGLCRTSELGLIGPFNAMNALATLGAVLDGQPAETALEALARLQPVPGRMERFIAPGRPLVVVDYAHTPGALEAALQGVRPHTRGRLICVFGCGGDRDRGKRALMGDIASRLADEVRLTNDNPRGESPDAIIAEIQAGCRSGTPCQVEKDRHTAIQQAIEAAKPGDTVLVAGKGHEETQVIGQRVSRFSDRESVGALLTGEAG